A genome region from Thermomonospora amylolytica includes the following:
- a CDS encoding relaxase/mobilization nuclease domain-containing protein, whose protein sequence is MIGKVLRGHRVQGLIRYLYGPGRFNEHRDPHIVAGFDVPAALEPALRPDGSRDFRRLDALLQQPLALLADHNYARPVWHLSVRAHPDDPVLSDQQWGDIARQIMDRTGLAPDGDTDAVRWLAVRHADDHIHIVATLARLDGTRPDVWNDGYRIRAACREIEEAYGLVRTAPADRTAARRPKRGETEKARRQHRSEPVRTTLRRQVLTATAAAHDEQDFFDRLAAEGILVRIRFSRQDPDQRTGYAVALPGDTNRSGRPIWYSGGKLAPDLTLPKLRHRWTTHPSAGPATGPQSADYHPVTGRHLSRRTARAVLRTTVRQAADRARTTEQFFDHLHKAGILVHRRHSTIDPAQITGYAVTLPDHTGPDRRPLWYSGGQLADDLTLPALQRRWAASSSPAAEPQPDLTAEERHAIYQDAARAAAHATAHIRRYAATNPYAAADACWAASDVLHVAAQATGNPHLRKAADAYDRAARPPYARLPRPTPAGNTLRTTARLLALTTGDRNTRLLMTLLTSLAALIETVAQLRHAQQQTAQATAARTAYQHLHRAAPVPAGMPPWLGPADRTLSPFQLAAADHPLPWSPLVPESVTPASRAAPPMSPGRRRSPTR, encoded by the coding sequence ATGATCGGAAAGGTCCTGCGGGGACATCGCGTTCAGGGGCTGATCCGCTACCTGTACGGCCCCGGCAGGTTCAATGAGCATCGCGATCCGCACATCGTGGCGGGTTTCGACGTCCCGGCGGCGCTGGAGCCCGCGTTACGCCCGGACGGCAGCCGTGACTTCCGCCGGCTCGACGCACTGTTGCAGCAGCCGTTGGCGCTGCTCGCAGACCACAACTACGCACGGCCGGTGTGGCATCTGTCCGTCCGCGCTCACCCCGATGACCCCGTTCTGTCGGATCAGCAGTGGGGCGACATCGCCCGGCAGATCATGGACCGGACCGGACTGGCCCCGGACGGCGACACCGACGCGGTCCGCTGGCTCGCGGTCCGCCACGCCGACGACCACATCCACATCGTCGCCACCCTGGCCCGCCTAGACGGCACCCGCCCCGACGTGTGGAACGACGGCTACCGCATCCGCGCCGCCTGCCGCGAGATCGAAGAGGCGTACGGACTGGTCCGCACCGCACCAGCGGACCGGACCGCCGCCCGCCGCCCCAAGCGCGGCGAAACAGAGAAGGCCCGCCGCCAGCACCGCTCCGAGCCCGTCCGCACCACACTGCGCCGCCAGGTCCTGACCGCCACAGCCGCCGCCCACGACGAGCAGGACTTCTTCGACCGACTCGCCGCCGAAGGAATCCTGGTCCGAATCAGATTCAGCCGCCAGGATCCGGACCAGCGGACCGGCTACGCGGTCGCCCTCCCCGGCGACACCAACCGATCCGGCCGGCCCATCTGGTACAGCGGCGGGAAACTCGCCCCCGACCTCACCCTCCCCAAGCTCCGCCACCGCTGGACCACCCATCCGTCCGCCGGTCCGGCGACCGGTCCGCAGTCCGCGGACTACCATCCGGTCACCGGACGCCACCTCTCCCGCCGGACCGCCCGCGCCGTACTCCGGACCACCGTCCGCCAGGCCGCGGATCGCGCCCGGACCACCGAGCAATTCTTCGACCATCTGCACAAGGCCGGGATCCTCGTCCACCGCCGCCACAGCACCATCGATCCCGCACAGATCACCGGCTACGCCGTCACCCTCCCCGACCACACCGGCCCCGACCGCCGACCGCTTTGGTACAGCGGCGGGCAACTCGCCGACGACCTCACCCTGCCCGCCCTCCAACGCCGCTGGGCAGCATCCTCCTCCCCCGCCGCAGAGCCCCAGCCAGATCTCACCGCCGAAGAACGTCACGCCATCTACCAGGACGCCGCCCGCGCCGCAGCCCACGCCACCGCCCACATCCGCCGCTACGCCGCCACCAACCCATACGCAGCCGCCGACGCCTGCTGGGCCGCCTCCGATGTTCTCCACGTCGCCGCCCAGGCCACCGGCAACCCCCACCTGCGCAAAGCCGCCGACGCCTACGACCGCGCCGCCCGGCCTCCCTACGCCCGACTCCCCCGGCCCACGCCTGCCGGCAACACCCTCCGCACCACGGCCCGCCTCCTGGCCCTCACCACCGGCGACCGCAACACCCGGCTGCTCATGACCCTGCTCACCAGCCTGGCCGCCCTCATCGAGACCGTCGCCCAACTCCGCCACGCCCAACAGCAGACCGCCCAGGCCACCGCCGCCCGCACCGCCTACCAGCACCTCCACCGCGCCGCCCCCGTCCCCGCCGGCATGCCCCCATGGCTCGGCCCCGCCGACCGAACGCTCTCCCCGTTCCAACTCGCAGCAGCAGACCACCCACTGCCCTGGAGCCCCCTCGTTCCGGAGTCCGTCACGCCAGCCTCAAGGGCAGCTCCCCCGATGTCACCGGGACGGCGCCGAAGCCCGACACGGTGA
- a CDS encoding ATP-binding protein encodes MPHDRAPSGTAAAPPKLGPARTERLRLAALPSAPGTARRFTTDLLSTWNLRALVADCGLVVSELVTNSVNHTGRPAPADYADLYDHTPATIALQLSYTGAILLVEVWDHSEERPVRRHPGAAEESGRGLLLVEALTTAWGHCPAEQGGKVTWACWNTAS; translated from the coding sequence ATGCCCCACGACCGCGCTCCCTCCGGTACGGCGGCGGCGCCGCCCAAGCTGGGCCCGGCCCGCACCGAACGGCTTCGGCTGGCCGCCCTGCCCAGCGCGCCCGGCACCGCCCGCCGCTTCACCACCGACCTGCTGTCCACCTGGAACCTGCGAGCACTGGTCGCAGACTGCGGGCTGGTGGTGTCGGAACTGGTCACCAACAGCGTCAACCACACTGGCCGGCCCGCGCCTGCGGACTATGCCGACCTGTACGACCACACCCCCGCGACGATCGCCCTGCAGCTCAGCTACACGGGCGCGATCCTGCTAGTGGAGGTGTGGGACCACAGCGAGGAGCGACCGGTACGGCGTCACCCCGGCGCGGCCGAGGAATCCGGACGCGGACTGCTGCTGGTCGAGGCATTGACCACCGCCTGGGGCCACTGCCCCGCCGAACAGGGCGGCAAGGTCACCTGGGCCTGCTGGAACACCGCGTCATGA
- a CDS encoding tetratricopeptide repeat protein — MAYQTTSQVRARLRAERKHRGWDVVRLAREMLAAMDESQRPTLTSMVRSIERWESGTNRGMSERYRLLYARVYGTSEKDLFDLAPQGPENRGEYMGDGAALEAVVVHRDVAELAVLRLPATLSESASLIAALARADLEDGRTFAEQPFDVAACSSAALRWLIAPRTALGPGDGDRGLGMEDVQEIREAVQAFRVLDNQMGASRIRRTVVDYLCVDVAPLLRSARCSEPVRRQLFSAAAELAQLCGWQAHDLELQALAQRYLVQALALARFAEDDRLGGEILAAMSQLAIYVRRPDEAIDMAQASQTAGDRTGLAVLEAEGLALEAHAHALRADATACSQALSRAETAFSRAGNADDVPPWLAYFDEAYFAARIAHCYRALGQGAQTERHAQRSLRMDPRYIRGKAFNTALLASGYAAQGEVEEACRYGRRAVDLTAKLGSARAVASIQGLLQDLAPYASTEQVTELRAYAAGRLPAPQRHAARP, encoded by the coding sequence GTGGCCTACCAGACCACTTCGCAGGTGCGGGCGCGGCTGCGTGCCGAGCGTAAACACCGCGGCTGGGACGTCGTCCGATTGGCGCGGGAGATGCTCGCGGCGATGGACGAGTCCCAGCGGCCGACTCTGACCAGCATGGTCCGCAGCATCGAGCGGTGGGAGTCCGGCACCAACCGCGGCATGAGCGAGCGGTATCGGCTGCTGTACGCCAGGGTGTACGGCACCTCCGAGAAGGACCTGTTCGATTTGGCCCCGCAGGGTCCGGAGAATCGCGGTGAATACATGGGGGACGGCGCTGCCTTGGAGGCTGTGGTCGTTCACCGGGATGTGGCCGAACTCGCCGTTCTTCGGCTGCCCGCGACCCTGTCGGAGAGCGCGAGCCTGATCGCCGCTCTCGCGCGTGCCGATCTTGAGGACGGCAGGACGTTCGCCGAGCAGCCTTTCGATGTGGCGGCGTGCTCGTCGGCGGCTTTGCGGTGGCTGATCGCGCCCCGCACGGCGCTGGGGCCCGGCGACGGGGACCGCGGGCTCGGCATGGAGGACGTGCAGGAGATCCGCGAGGCGGTGCAGGCGTTCCGGGTGCTGGACAACCAGATGGGCGCCAGCCGGATCCGCCGGACCGTCGTGGACTATCTGTGCGTCGATGTCGCTCCGCTGCTGCGGTCGGCCCGTTGCAGCGAGCCGGTCCGCCGGCAGCTGTTCTCAGCGGCGGCGGAGCTGGCGCAGCTGTGCGGATGGCAGGCGCACGACCTGGAGCTACAGGCGCTGGCCCAGCGGTACCTGGTACAGGCCCTTGCGCTGGCGCGGTTCGCCGAGGACGACCGGCTCGGCGGGGAGATCCTGGCCGCGATGAGCCAGCTGGCCATCTACGTGAGGCGGCCGGACGAGGCGATCGACATGGCGCAGGCCTCGCAGACCGCCGGTGACCGGACCGGCCTCGCCGTTCTGGAGGCCGAAGGGCTGGCCTTGGAGGCGCACGCCCACGCGCTCCGCGCCGATGCCACGGCGTGTTCCCAGGCGCTCAGCCGCGCCGAAACCGCCTTCTCCCGGGCCGGGAACGCCGATGATGTGCCACCCTGGCTGGCCTATTTCGACGAGGCGTACTTCGCGGCGCGGATCGCGCACTGCTACCGCGCCCTCGGGCAGGGTGCGCAGACCGAGCGGCACGCCCAGCGGTCGCTGCGCATGGACCCGCGGTACATCCGCGGCAAGGCGTTCAACACCGCCCTGCTCGCCAGCGGCTACGCCGCCCAGGGCGAGGTCGAGGAGGCGTGCCGGTACGGGCGGCGGGCCGTCGACCTGACCGCCAAGCTCGGGTCGGCCCGGGCGGTCGCCTCCATCCAAGGGCTCCTGCAAGACCTCGCCCCGTACGCGAGCACGGAACAGGTCACAGAGCTCAGGGCGTACGCGGCCGGGCGGTTGCCCGCGCCGCAACGGCATGCAGCACGCCCATGA
- a CDS encoding NUDIX hydrolase: MTNPEPEAPGRTQWVVHGERIVDENRHIRLSVADVELPNGVRFEQYVIRLPRCAMTLVLDDAGERILLIWRHRFILDRWDWEIPGGYVDPDEDGPIAAAREVEEETGWRPRNVEFLLTYQPAVGSADAPQDLYVAHGADLVGEPEPDEAEMVRWVPIEEAQAMIARGEIVGAATVMGVLHAVAARATARPRTP; encoded by the coding sequence GTGACCAACCCGGAACCCGAGGCGCCCGGGCGGACCCAGTGGGTCGTCCACGGCGAACGGATCGTCGACGAGAACCGGCACATCCGCCTGTCGGTGGCGGACGTGGAGCTGCCGAACGGTGTGCGGTTCGAGCAGTACGTGATCCGGCTGCCCCGGTGCGCGATGACGCTGGTGCTCGATGACGCGGGCGAGCGGATCCTGCTGATCTGGAGGCACCGCTTCATCCTGGACCGCTGGGACTGGGAGATCCCCGGCGGCTACGTCGACCCCGATGAGGACGGCCCCATCGCCGCCGCCCGCGAGGTCGAGGAGGAGACCGGCTGGCGGCCCCGCAACGTGGAGTTCCTGCTGACCTACCAGCCGGCCGTCGGGTCGGCGGACGCCCCGCAGGACCTGTACGTCGCCCACGGCGCCGACCTGGTCGGCGAGCCCGAGCCCGACGAGGCGGAGATGGTCCGGTGGGTGCCGATCGAGGAGGCCCAGGCCATGATCGCCCGTGGGGAGATCGTCGGCGCGGCCACCGTCATGGGCGTGCTGCATGCCGTTGCGGCGCGGGCAACCGCCCGGCCGCGTACGCCCTGA
- a CDS encoding phosphotransferase translates to MRSDWTDLPEDLRGQIEARTGPISAITPAPAGNHADIACTLHTVGGRTFVKAARKLAGRDGPEVMSLRREAAVNPHVAELAPRLRWQAEAGGWLALGFEHVEGRRADFSPGSPDLVALAKTIHALQATPCPDVVRLAVERRWQQVLEDTTPLIGDVLLHTDLNEDNFIITPDGRAYLVDWAFTSRGAAWVELGLLVPWLIKAGHSPQAAEEWVAQFSSWAEVDPGCVTRWSVAFAELWRTRSEVNSAEWVALYAGLIRRWADYRLKERPR, encoded by the coding sequence GTGCGCAGTGACTGGACCGACCTGCCCGAGGACCTGCGAGGCCAGATCGAGGCCCGTACCGGCCCGATCAGCGCCATCACCCCGGCGCCCGCGGGCAACCACGCGGACATCGCCTGCACCCTGCACACCGTCGGCGGCCGGACCTTCGTCAAGGCCGCCCGCAAGCTGGCCGGCAGGGACGGTCCGGAGGTCATGTCGCTGCGCCGGGAGGCGGCCGTCAACCCGCACGTGGCCGAGCTCGCTCCCCGGCTTCGGTGGCAGGCCGAGGCCGGGGGGTGGCTCGCCCTCGGGTTCGAGCATGTGGAGGGTCGGCGGGCGGACTTCTCCCCCGGCTCACCCGACCTGGTCGCCCTGGCCAAGACGATCCATGCGCTGCAGGCCACGCCCTGCCCCGACGTGGTCCGTCTGGCCGTGGAGCGCCGGTGGCAGCAGGTGCTGGAGGACACCACGCCCTTGATCGGGGACGTGCTGCTGCACACCGACCTCAACGAGGACAACTTCATCATCACCCCGGACGGTCGTGCCTATCTGGTGGACTGGGCGTTCACCTCGCGGGGCGCCGCGTGGGTGGAGCTGGGGCTGCTCGTTCCCTGGCTGATCAAAGCGGGCCACTCGCCGCAGGCCGCCGAGGAGTGGGTCGCGCAGTTCTCCTCCTGGGCGGAGGTGGATCCGGGCTGCGTCACCCGCTGGTCGGTGGCCTTCGCGGAGCTGTGGCGCACGCGCAGCGAGGTCAACTCGGCCGAGTGGGTCGCGCTTTATGCGGGCTTGATCCGGCGGTGGGCGGACTACCGGCTGAAGGAACGGCCCCGGTGA
- a CDS encoding glycine-rich domain-containing protein produces MTVLADRPTQATAKDPRELVPASAWDLLVEDFRKTHHASHAYTDRAVGQFLVFLKAVGNILRVARQDPDAYVRIVPTPPVDEVWHTALQRTELYLPLSLAFAGGMIHHRPVMDDDIRSGAALARTIPHLEATGLFVDAEFWNDEAASSCCPPECAGQGGLVGLQGWEGYGLASDTPLTISF; encoded by the coding sequence ATGACCGTTCTGGCAGACCGCCCCACCCAGGCCACGGCGAAGGATCCCCGCGAGCTGGTTCCCGCTTCGGCGTGGGACCTGCTGGTGGAGGACTTCCGCAAGACGCACCACGCCTCGCACGCCTACACCGACCGCGCCGTCGGCCAGTTCCTGGTCTTCCTGAAGGCGGTCGGGAACATCCTCCGGGTCGCCCGCCAGGACCCGGACGCCTACGTCCGCATCGTGCCGACGCCCCCGGTCGACGAGGTGTGGCACACGGCCCTGCAGCGCACGGAGCTGTACCTGCCGCTGAGCCTGGCGTTCGCCGGGGGGATGATCCACCATCGGCCGGTGATGGACGACGACATCCGTTCGGGCGCGGCGCTCGCCCGGACCATCCCGCATCTGGAGGCCACTGGCCTGTTCGTCGACGCCGAGTTCTGGAACGACGAGGCCGCCTCCAGCTGCTGCCCGCCGGAGTGCGCCGGCCAGGGCGGCCTGGTGGGGCTGCAGGGCTGGGAGGGCTACGGCCTGGCCTCGGACACGCCGCTGACCATCTCCTTCTGA
- a CDS encoding dihydrofolate reductase family protein, whose translation MRSVTYSMNVSLDGYIAGPDGGFDWTVPGQEVFRSWIEEIRQVDVHLLGRRLYETMLYWESAEQDPSLDEAGLEWAGLWTRLPKVVFSTTLEAVRGKARLATGTLAEEIQRWRAEPGQGDIAIGGATLAAEAAALDLIDEYRARVYPVLVGGGVSFFPQRERRVDLDLVETRTFDSHVVYLRYRVAR comes from the coding sequence ATGCGCAGCGTGACCTATTCGATGAACGTCTCCCTGGACGGCTACATCGCCGGGCCGGACGGCGGCTTTGACTGGACGGTGCCCGGCCAGGAGGTCTTCCGTTCCTGGATCGAGGAGATACGCCAGGTCGATGTCCATCTGCTGGGGCGGCGGCTGTACGAGACGATGCTGTACTGGGAGAGCGCCGAGCAGGATCCCTCGCTGGATGAGGCGGGGCTGGAGTGGGCCGGGCTGTGGACGCGGCTGCCGAAGGTGGTGTTCTCCACCACGCTGGAGGCGGTGCGGGGCAAGGCCCGCCTGGCCACCGGCACCCTGGCCGAGGAGATCCAGCGGTGGCGGGCCGAGCCGGGACAGGGCGACATCGCGATCGGCGGCGCGACGCTGGCCGCCGAGGCGGCCGCGCTGGATCTGATCGACGAGTACCGGGCCAGGGTCTACCCGGTGCTGGTCGGCGGGGGCGTTTCGTTCTTCCCCCAGCGCGAGCGGCGGGTGGATCTGGACCTGGTGGAGACCCGCACCTTCGACTCGCACGTCGTCTACCTCCGCTACCGCGTGGCGCGCTAA
- a CDS encoding MFS transporter produces the protein MSVQRSLFNLLKSRSVAPLVGARLSSSTGDGFGHIALAWGTLQLGHGPGGLSLVLACRAVPALLVLVGGVLGDRFRRHVVLAGAEVLAAVTWGALAACFLGGGVPLGLLCLLAFVSGLERPVFMPTLRSIVVDLVRVRDRQNTNALLGQADSAGLLIGLALSGIVVAAVGPGWAAAMKAASGAVSVLLLIRLNTSVWRPERPRLLTDLRTGWREFASTRWVWVLTVQFTAVAVSVSTFMGVVGPSHMSQGHGGSGAWGVVAGCEAFGALLGGFVAARWRPARPALATALLPASAAGPMLLLGAGVPWPALAAAMLVPGVGQAVYFVLWSTTLQREFPPQMLARINSWGLLGNFALTPLTLLAAGPLTSAIGPRNTATASALLILAATAATLTSAQVRRLPAASEEPLLLEEWEEPMVVVVEAEKS, from the coding sequence GTGTCGGTCCAGCGAAGCCTGTTCAATCTGCTCAAAAGCCGTTCGGTTGCGCCTTTGGTCGGGGCTCGGCTGAGTTCCAGCACCGGTGACGGGTTCGGTCACATCGCTCTTGCCTGGGGAACTCTGCAGCTCGGCCATGGGCCGGGTGGTCTGTCGCTGGTCCTTGCGTGCAGGGCGGTGCCCGCGCTGCTGGTGCTCGTCGGCGGTGTCCTCGGCGATCGCTTCCGGCGGCATGTTGTACTGGCCGGTGCCGAAGTTCTGGCCGCGGTGACCTGGGGTGCTCTGGCGGCCTGCTTCCTGGGCGGGGGCGTGCCGCTGGGGCTGCTGTGCCTGCTGGCGTTCGTGTCCGGGCTGGAGCGGCCGGTCTTCATGCCGACCCTGCGCAGCATCGTCGTCGACCTGGTCCGCGTCCGGGACCGGCAGAACACCAACGCGCTGCTCGGCCAGGCCGACTCGGCCGGACTCCTCATCGGCCTGGCACTGTCCGGCATCGTGGTCGCCGCCGTCGGGCCCGGATGGGCGGCGGCGATGAAGGCGGCGTCCGGAGCCGTCAGCGTGCTGCTGCTGATCCGGCTCAATACCTCGGTATGGCGGCCGGAACGACCCAGGCTGCTGACCGACCTGCGCACCGGCTGGCGCGAGTTCGCCTCCACCCGGTGGGTGTGGGTCCTCACCGTTCAGTTCACGGCGGTGGCCGTCTCGGTCAGCACATTCATGGGCGTCGTCGGCCCGTCCCACATGTCGCAAGGCCATGGAGGGTCCGGCGCGTGGGGAGTCGTGGCCGGCTGCGAGGCCTTTGGCGCGCTGCTGGGCGGCTTCGTGGCGGCCCGCTGGCGACCCGCCCGCCCGGCATTGGCCACGGCACTGCTCCCGGCATCCGCGGCCGGCCCCATGCTGCTGCTGGGCGCGGGTGTGCCGTGGCCCGCGCTGGCTGCGGCCATGCTGGTCCCCGGCGTCGGCCAGGCCGTCTACTTCGTGTTGTGGTCCACCACGCTCCAGCGCGAGTTCCCTCCCCAGATGCTGGCTCGCATCAACAGCTGGGGCCTGCTCGGCAACTTCGCCCTGACCCCGCTGACCCTCCTGGCCGCCGGCCCCCTGACCTCTGCGATCGGACCACGCAACACCGCCACCGCCAGCGCGCTGCTCATCCTCGCCGCCACCGCCGCCACGCTGACATCGGCCCAGGTCCGACGACTTCCTGCCGCATCGGAGGAACCGCTCCTGCTGGAGGAATGGGAAGAGCCGATGGTTGTGGTGGTCGAAGCAGAGAAATCCTGA
- a CDS encoding WXG100 family type VII secretion target: protein MTDDSDLRKLLDPGGAPPQRMGVPPGLAPLVDNPGTLSYEQIGKLNQAAKVADSLAGEFRGLLRSVGAPTDAATDALRDGFTSAGALAKLMDSWSRSMRSMADQTDGLGPRLSRTAAAYRGAESNIRSRINEIWKILD, encoded by the coding sequence GTGACTGACGACTCCGACCTTCGGAAGTTGTTGGATCCGGGAGGGGCACCGCCGCAGCGGATGGGGGTACCGCCTGGCCTGGCTCCCTTGGTGGACAACCCTGGGACGCTGTCCTACGAGCAGATCGGCAAACTGAATCAGGCCGCCAAGGTGGCTGATTCGCTGGCCGGTGAGTTTCGTGGCCTGCTGCGAAGCGTGGGTGCCCCGACGGACGCTGCCACCGATGCCCTGAGAGACGGTTTCACGTCGGCAGGTGCGTTGGCGAAGCTCATGGATTCGTGGTCGAGGTCGATGAGGTCCATGGCGGATCAGACGGACGGTCTGGGACCTCGCCTGTCCCGTACGGCCGCCGCATACCGTGGTGCGGAGTCGAACATCCGAAGCCGCATCAACGAGATCTGGAAGATACTCGACTGA
- a CDS encoding S9 family peptidase, which yields MPEFQDFVPRHRFQPAITLSPDATLVAYSGNASGRYELWVVPVAGGEPRRLAGFPDRAVRQMAWTPDGKELVFSADRGGDEQYRLYRVPAEGGEPVELSSGGDCQRILAAAPFDASGRFLVYAANDRDPHTQDLLLLDLEQERERRFTPPPDVVFEPTGISPDGRWLLAAGFRSHTDIACYLIDLTNPDPEPVCVTADLDGGVFDPATWAPDSSGFYLLTDAWGDFTAAACYRLADRSLTPIAQPDWDVELLDVGGDTLIWSINQAGRSTLHARRNDTDLTLPGIPPGVVTALTLAGDGSTAVLLIDAATRPTELAVLDLNHGRFRYLTDTRPPALHVTEPIAPELVTYPAADDRQIHALLYRPHGPGPHPVLLSIHGGPEAQERPVYARSGLYQHLLAHGIAVCAPNIAGSTGYGTAHQKLIYRDWGGIDLADLDRTVRYLHTLPWTDPQRIAVAGASYGGFAALSCLARLPYPWAAGVSICGPANLLTLAQASPPTWKTFVATVLGDPDTEADRLLERSPVTHADTITAPLYVIQGARDPRVPQSESDQLVHRLRERGVNVRYDVYPDEGHGFTNRNNEIQAYEEIAEFLIHMLR from the coding sequence TTGCCTGAGTTCCAGGACTTCGTTCCCCGCCACCGGTTCCAGCCGGCCATCACCCTGTCCCCGGACGCGACCCTGGTGGCGTACTCGGGTAACGCCTCGGGCCGGTACGAGCTGTGGGTGGTGCCGGTCGCCGGCGGCGAGCCGCGCCGCCTGGCCGGGTTCCCCGATCGCGCGGTGCGGCAGATGGCCTGGACGCCGGACGGCAAGGAGCTGGTGTTCTCCGCCGACCGGGGTGGTGATGAGCAGTACCGGCTGTACCGGGTGCCGGCGGAGGGCGGCGAGCCCGTCGAGCTGTCCTCCGGCGGCGACTGCCAGCGCATCCTGGCCGCGGCGCCGTTCGATGCGAGTGGCCGGTTCTTGGTCTACGCCGCCAACGACCGCGACCCGCACACCCAGGACCTCCTGCTGCTCGACCTGGAACAGGAACGGGAACGCCGGTTCACCCCGCCGCCCGACGTGGTCTTCGAACCCACAGGCATCTCGCCGGACGGCCGCTGGCTGCTGGCCGCCGGGTTCCGGTCTCACACCGACATCGCCTGCTACTTGATCGACCTGACCAACCCCGACCCCGAGCCCGTCTGCGTCACCGCCGACCTGGACGGCGGCGTCTTCGACCCTGCCACCTGGGCGCCGGACTCCTCGGGTTTCTACCTGCTCACCGACGCCTGGGGCGACTTCACCGCCGCCGCCTGCTACCGCCTGGCCGACCGCTCCCTCACCCCGATCGCCCAGCCCGACTGGGACGTCGAACTCCTCGACGTCGGAGGGGACACCCTGATCTGGTCCATCAACCAGGCCGGCCGCTCCACCCTGCACGCCCGCCGCAACGACACCGACCTGACGCTGCCCGGCATCCCACCCGGCGTCGTCACCGCGCTGACCCTGGCCGGTGACGGCTCTACCGCCGTCCTGCTGATCGACGCCGCCACCCGCCCCACCGAACTCGCCGTCCTCGACCTGAACCACGGCCGGTTCCGCTACCTGACCGACACCCGGCCCCCGGCACTCCACGTCACCGAGCCGATCGCACCAGAACTGGTGACCTATCCCGCCGCAGACGACCGGCAGATCCACGCCCTGCTCTACCGCCCCCACGGCCCAGGCCCCCACCCGGTCCTGCTGTCCATCCACGGCGGCCCCGAAGCCCAAGAACGCCCCGTCTACGCCCGCTCCGGCCTCTACCAGCACCTCCTCGCCCACGGCATCGCCGTCTGCGCCCCCAACATCGCCGGCTCCACCGGCTACGGCACCGCCCACCAGAAACTCATCTACCGCGACTGGGGCGGCATCGACCTCGCCGACCTGGACCGCACCGTCCGCTACCTGCACACCCTGCCCTGGACCGACCCCCAGCGCATCGCCGTGGCCGGAGCCTCCTACGGCGGCTTCGCCGCCCTGTCCTGCCTGGCCCGCCTGCCCTATCCGTGGGCGGCCGGCGTCTCCATCTGCGGCCCGGCCAACCTGCTCACCCTCGCCCAAGCCTCCCCACCCACCTGGAAGACCTTCGTCGCCACCGTCCTCGGCGACCCCGACACCGAAGCCGACAGACTCCTGGAGCGTTCACCGGTCACACACGCCGACACCATCACCGCCCCGCTCTACGTCATCCAGGGCGCCCGTGACCCCCGCGTCCCCCAAAGCGAGTCCGACCAGCTCGTCCACCGCCTCCGCGAACGCGGCGTGAACGTCCGCTACGACGTCTACCCCGATGAGGGCCACGGCTTCACCAACCGCAACAACGAGATCCAGGCCTACGAAGAGATCGCCGAGTTCTTGATCCACATGCTGCGGTGA